The genome window GCCGCACATGCCGGATATCCTGCGCAGCCGGGCGGCGCTTGCTGAGGTGTACTCGCAAGCGCTCATCGATGCCGACATCACGCGCCCGGTGGTTCCGGCCGGTACCGAGTACAACCACGCCTACTTCCCGATCCTCCTCCGTGATGGTGCCAAACGGCAAGGCGTGATCGAGGCCTTGGCAGCGAATGGCGTTCACGCGCGGCGGTACTTCTACCCATCACTGAACAAACTGCCTTACATGAACGGCGAAGCGATGCCCGTTTCCGAGGACGCTGCCGACCGCGCGCTCTGCCTGCCTTTCTATCCGGGCCTGCCAGAGGAGACCGCACGCTGGATCGCAAGTATCGTTAACGCGGTCGCCGGGCCGCGAGGCCAAGTCGGCGTGGTGTCGGAATCCCGGATGGCATGAGGCTCGCGATCATGCAGCCTTACCTGTTCCCTTACCTTGGGTACTTCCAGCTCTTCCAAGCCGTGGATCGCTTCGTGGTCTACGACGATGTGAGCTTCATCAAGCAGGGTTGGATCAACCGCAACCGCATCCTGGTCAACGGAGCGCCGCACATGTTCACCATGCCGTTGAGCGGCGCAGGTTCGTTCACAGCGATCAACGTTATTGAACTTGGAAAGGAGTACGCCCCATGGAGGTCAAAATTCCTTAGAACGTTGATCCAAGCTTACGGGAAAGCTCCGCACCACGCGTCGGCAATAGCGGTAGTGGAGGAGGTCCTGCGTCCCGATCGTACGAACCTCTCGGAGTTGCTTATCAGCGGTATTCGGGTCGTCATGGAGTACCTGGACATCCGGACCGAGTTGATCCCGGGCTCCGCGATCTACGGGAATTCGAAACTCACCGGGCAGGAGCGACTGTTGGACATCTGCGCCAGGGAAGGGGCCAGCGAATATGTGAACCCGATTGGAGGGAAGGAACTCTACTCGAAGGAAGCCTTCGCCGATCGAGGCATCAACTTGTGGTTCGTGCGTAGCTTGCTGAAGGCATACCCCCAGTTCGGTGGTGAATTTCAACCAGGCCTGTCCATTCTGGATGCCATGATGTTCGTTGCACCATCGGAACTGAAGGGCATGTTGAACGATCATACCTTGGAATGAGCTCCATCGGCGGATACTTCGGCATGGAGTTCGGGTCCGGAAGCCCTCCGCATCCGCAGGCGATGGCGCTGAACCTGGGCAGGCATGCGCTGGCTTTGGTCGTTCGTTCCCGCGGTTACAGGCGCTTGCACGTCCCTCGCTACACCTGTGATGTTCTTGGTGGACCGTTGAGGAGCAGTGGTGTGGAACTGGTCTTCTACGGATCGGACGATTCCATGGACCCCCTGTTCGATCCACAAGGGGTCGATGAAGGAGAGGGATTCCTCTACACCAACTACTTCGGCCTGAAGGACCGCACTGTAGCGCGGATCGCGGCCGTGGGGCGCAACCTGATCGTGGACAATGCCCAGAGCTTCTATGCTCCGCCCTTGCCGGGTGTGGACACCTTTTATTCCTGCCGGAAATTCTTTGGTACGCCGGACGGTGCATACCTCTATTCGAGCGCGTGTTCCATCATCGACCTGGAACGGGATCGCTCCTATGATCGCTTAGAGCATCTGCTGCGCGCTGTGGACCAGGGAACAGAAGAAGGCTATCCGTACTTCCTTGCGCACGAGGAAGCGTTGGACCGTATTCCCATGCGGGCGATGTCGCACCTGACCACGGCGATGATGGCCGGCATCGATCACGCGGAAGTGCGCGCGAAACGACGGAGGAACCGGGACCAGTTGCACCGGGAATTGAAGGACCGCAATCTCCTTCCCATCGATCCAGCGGGTGCTGAGGTCCCCATGGTCTATCCGTTCCTCACCGAGGACAGGACACTGCGCGAACGTTTGCTCGCCCACCGTATCTATTCGCCACGCTATTGGCCCGGCCTGCTCGGTCCGGTAGAGGCAGGCACTGCCGAACAGCGCTTGGTGGACTCGATCGTGCACCTGCCCATTGACCAACGCTATGGAACCGAACACATGGATCGGGTGCTGGAGGTGGTGATGAAGTGATGTCTTGGGTAGCGTTGCAAAGGACAGCGGGCGACATAACATTCAGCGCCCGGCGGTTCTTGAACCAGGGGGCGGTTCGGCAAGGCACTGATGCACAACCTGTAGGGTTGCATATTTTGCAGCGCCTCAGCGGGCACCTGTCCGCCCAAGTGTGCATCACTCCAGCGAAACGAACATCGATCATGGATATTCACGGGAAGAAAGTGGTTCTCAAGGCCATTGAGTTGGCGGATCTGGACCAGTTGAACAAATGGGCTAACGATCCGGAGATCCAGATGATGCTGGGCGGCTGGCACTTTCCAACGAGCATGGAGGATCAGCGCAAGTGGTTCAATTGCCTTTCGGCTTCGTCCCTCCATCAACGGTTCGCGATCCACACGGTGGAGCACGGTTTGATCGGAACGGCCAACATGGTGGACGTTGATTGGAAGAATCGCAACGCGTTCCATGGAATGATGCTTGGTGACAAGGACATCCGTGGGCTGGGTTACGGATCCGATACGGTGATGGCGGTGATGCGCTACGCATTCGAAGAACTTGGTTTGGAGAGGCTGGATGGCTCGATGATCGAGTACAATTCAGCTTCATTGAAGCTCTACGTTGGAAAGTGTGGCTGGAAGGAGGAGGGACGGCAACGCAACTGGTATTACAGGCAGAACAGGTACTGGGACCGGATCATGGTCGGTGTCACACGCAAGGACTACGGTGAACTGGTGGAGCGCACCGGTTATTGGTCCGGTCAATGACCATAGAGGGCTCAGATGGTATGGCCGCTTCCGATACGCCGGGAAGCAACGCACTTTCAGTGCTGCAGCGTTCGATACGACCGGAGATGCTGGCGCAGGATGCCATGCGGATCTCGCTGCTTTTGCGGGAGGTGAAGAATGATCGAGCAGTGCTGCGGTTCATGGAGGAGGTATGCGAAAGGCATCCATCCTCCGTGTACATGCATCTTCTTCTGGCTCAACTGCATGCTTGGCGTGGCGATCAAGGTTCTGCGCGAAGGACATTCGACGGATTGATGTCCATTGCAACGGACCTGAACCTCTCGCGGATAGAACGATCGATCAGGGACCACATGGGGGATCCCAGTGCAGAAGTGCACACCACCTACTCAATGCTCCCAGGGAACGGGGTTCAGAACCTGGGGTTCTATGAGCATGTTGGACGTTCAGGCCCAAGCACATATTCGTTCGTAACGAAGATCTCGACGAGCGGCTTCTTTGGCAACGAACCGCGATTCTACACGCGTTTTATCGAACGATGGCCCCAGCTTCGTCCGCTCGCCCCAAGGATGGTATGCTTCGCCAGATCGGAACGGATCGATGTGTGCATGCTGACAATGGAAAAGGTGGATGGCCGCGAGCCGGAGATCGCGAACATGGAAGTGCAGGCGGTGGACGCATTGGTGCGGGGCTACGTCGCGTTGCTCTCGGTTGATCCGGTGGAAGTGGAACAATATCTCCTTCCACGCCCCTTTGCCATCGGATTCAATCACGGGTATTTGGTCCAGGCGTTGCATGGCATCCAGGAGCCCGGTTCGGCCGAAATGGTCATGCTATGGCTCGAAACCGCGATCCGCAGCAGGGGTTATTCCATCGAGGTTCAACGGAAGATCTTGGATCTGGTGAAGTTGATGCGCGACGGACAGTTCAATGAGCGCATTCGCCCTGATCTCCATTTCACCTTCCTGCACGGTGATCTTCACCGGTATAACATCCTGCAATGGCATAGCGGATACTTGTTCATCGATTGGGCGCATTGCACTACAGGTCCCGCCTATGCGGATCTTGCCGTTCTGTTCCGTCGATTTGGCTTCCTCGGAACGGTTGGCATCCTGGAACGGAATGGGCTGTGGTCGAGAATGGATGATGTTGGCAAGGCGTTGTTCGCCTATTCGTTGATCCTGGTCAGTGTCATGATCGATATCGACCCGATCAAGAAGGAGGATCCAGAGCACCTTTTTCTTCCAGCCGCGCGCTTTATGGAAGGGGTGATCACCGCGTGATCGAGGCACGTTCGTATTGGTCCAACGAGAGGTCCGCTGCATGCTCAAGCCGTACCTTTCCGCCCGGTTGTGAACGGGTGGAGCAACACCCGCAGCCGTTGATGCCATGGATACAGGGGAAACGAACGTTGCAGACAAGGTTGAGCGCATGAAGGCGCTTTACATCGAAACGACCAAGCATTCACATTATCAGCGGATGCCTCGGTTCCTGGAAGGTCTTATCGCGCCGGAGGATCTGCGCAAAGCACACGACCGTTTCGATGAGCAACGTTTGGACTATTTCGCGTCCAAATTGGATTTTGCAGGCAAGCGCGTCCTCGACATCGGCGCGAACACGGGCTACTTCACATTTGAGGCTTTCGAAAGAGGCGCACGCGAGGTCATCTGCTATGAAGGCAATGCTGAACATGCCGAGTTCATTCGATGCGCTGCAGGAATCTTCGACCGCAAGGTGGTGGTCCAGGAGAAGTACCTCGACTTTGGCGCACCCGTCCCCGAGGCACCTTTCGATATCGTGCTCTTGTTGAACGTGCTGCACCACGTTGGCGATGATTTCGGGGACAAGTCTATCACCATCAATCAGGCAAGGAAGAAGATCATTGAGAACATGAACGCCTTCGCCAGCCAGACCGATCACATCATCGTGCAGATCGGCTTCAGTTGGCAGACCGATTACACGAAGCCTTTGTTCCCGAGGGGGTCGAAGGGTGAGGTCATTGAGTTCTTCCGGGCGGGTATCAAGGGCTATTGGGAAGAGGTCGCCATCGGTATCGCCGAAGTCAGTGATGGTGTCACTCGATACGTGGATCTCAATGATGGCAACGTCCAGCGCGATGATTCCATCGGCGAGTTCCGGAACAGGCCCATCTTCATCCTGAAGAGCGTGATTCGTTCATGAGCGGACCACCAGCTCCCAAGGTCTCTATTCTTTGCACCGCATACAACCACGGAGCCTACATCCGTGCCGCCCTGGAAGGGTTCGTTTCGCAGGAGACGGACTTCCCCTTCGAGGTGATCGTCCACGACGATGCTTCCACGGACGATACAGCGGACATCATTCGGGAGTACGAGCAGCGCTATCCGCAGATCGTTCGGCCCATCTACCAGACCGAGAACCAGTACAGCAAGGAACGGGGCCGGGTGACCCGCCTTGTTCACGAAGCCGCTCAGGGAACCTATTGGGCCATGTGCGAAGGGGACGATTATTGGTTGGATCCGCACAAGCTCAAGGACCAGGTCGCCATGCTGGAGGCCGATGCCAGCCTGAGCGCATGCTTCAGTGATGCATGGAGCGAGACAGACGGTGTGCGAACCAGCTTTCAACCGGATGTGGGTGGCATCGTTGGCCCCCGAACTAGCATTGGACTGGATGATCTGTTGATGGAGAATTTCATCCCCACGGCAACGTTGGTCATGCGTCGCGACCGGGTGATCCCGCTGCCACCGGAACTTTGGAACGCGCCTGCGGGGGATTGGATCATTTCCGTTCATCTAGCCAGGCAGGGTCGCATTGCGTTCCTCGATCGCAAGACCGCGGTTCGCCGCCGTCACGCTGGGGGAGTGATCTCCATGAAGCACGAGGTGGACAAAGGCCTCTTCACGGTGGCCTGCCTCAAAGCGATCCGTGAGATGGTTCCACCTGCAGAGCAAGCCATTATCGATGAGCGGGTGAACGGCCTGAACCGCACCGCAATAGAGCTGGCCTATCAGAAAGGCGGTCGTGATGCAGCGCTTAAGGTCTGGGGCACCTTTAAGGGCCGTGGTTTTGACGTGCGTCAACGCTGGCGCTGGTGGATGCTGCTGCATAGCCCCGGTCTGATGCGCTTGGTGGGAAGGCTGCGTGGCCGCCGCTGAGTCTTGTTTACGCACCTTTGGCGGCACGGGTCATGGGTCAACGGCGCACAACGGAACATGCACGCAACGCGGGCCTCGAACAGCTATTGGCAGAGCTGAACGCCGTATTGGGAGGCGCGGAATCGGGCATGCACGAGCTTCCCGCTGAGCCTGCGCATCCGATCATCCTCGTGGTGGCGGCACCGCGCAGCGGCACAACCTTGTTCATGCAATGGCTGGCAGGCACTGGCCAGGTGTGCTATCCGAGCAACCTGCTCTCTCGCTTCTATGCTGCCCCGTACCTCGGCGCACGAATCCAGCAGCTCATCGCTGATCCGCGCTTCAATTTCAAGGATGAGCTGGCCGATGCAAGCAGCTACACGATCCCATTCACCTCTTTGCTGGGCAAGACCAAGGGTTTGCTGCAGCCCAACGAGTTCTGGTACTTCTGGCGGCGCTTCATCCCCAATATGGAACCCGAGTGGATCACGCCCGAGCAAGAGGCACTGATCGACACCGTTGGCTTCAGGCGCGGCATTGCGCACATCCAGTGTGCCTTCGATAAGCCCTTCGCCGCAAAAGGGCTCATCCTGCAGTACAATCTAACCGCGCTGCACCGCATGCTGGGCAAGGTCCTCTTCGTGCATATCGCGCGTGAGCCATGGCGAGCCGCGCATTCCTTGTTGCGTGCGCGCATGACCTACTATGGTGATGAAGGTGCGTGGTATTCGGCAAAGCCTCCCGAGTATGAAGTGCTCAAGGAGTGCGAGCCGGCAGAGCAAGTGGCCGGTCAGGTGATCTGCACGCAAGCGGCCATTGAGCGGCAATTCGCTGAGTTGCCCGATGCATGTCACCTCACTGTCGGCTTCGATGCATTCCGCAATGATCCCGCGGCGCTGTATCGCCGCATCGGGGAGCGCATCGTGGGCCTGGGCGGCTCTTGGGATCCCCTGTACACCGGCCCGCACGAATTCGAGTTGCGCGAGGTGCCCTTGGAGCCGTCGCTCGAAGAGCGCCTCCGCAGGGCCTGTGCCCGATTCCAAGGCATCGTGCCGCAGTTGAGCTGATCGCCGTGCAGCCGCTCGTCTCCATCAGCGTCACCGCATACCAGCACGCAGCATTCCTCGCGGCCTGCCTCGAGGGCATCCTGATGCAGCGATGCCCCTTCGCCTACGAGGTCCTGCTCGGGGAGGATGACAGCACCGATGGCACGCGCGCCATCGCCGAGCGCTATGCGGCGGAGCACCCCGATCGCATGCGCCTCTTCCTGCACCGCCGCGACCAGATGATCCGCATCGATGGGCGGCCCACGGGCAGGCACAACTTCCTCAACAACCTGCGGCATGCGCGCGGCCGCTACCTCTGCCATATCGACGGCGACGACCGTTGGACGGATCCCGATCGGCTGCGCATCATGGTGGAGAAGCTCGAGGCGGAGCCGGATCTCGGCATGGCCTTCCACAACGCGATGAACGTATGGGCCGATGGGCGGAGCGAGCCTTTCCTTCAGCCGTCCAGGGCCAAGCCCCGGTTCACGTTGGAAGAGCTGACCGCTTCCAACTTCATTCCCACATCCGGTGCGATCTGGCGCTGGGAGGCAGGCATGCCGTTGCCGCGCGCATTCCATGAAGCCCCCTTCGGTGATTGGGCGCTCAATATCCACTTCGCCCTTCAAGGACCGATCG of Flavobacteriales bacterium contains these proteins:
- a CDS encoding WbqC family protein, yielding MRLAIMQPYLFPYLGYFQLFQAVDRFVVYDDVSFIKQGWINRNRILVNGAPHMFTMPLSGAGSFTAINVIELGKEYAPWRSKFLRTLIQAYGKAPHHASAIAVVEEVLRPDRTNLSELLISGIRVVMEYLDIRTELIPGSAIYGNSKLTGQERLLDICAREGASEYVNPIGGKELYSKEAFADRGINLWFVRSLLKAYPQFGGEFQPGLSILDAMMFVAPSELKGMLNDHTLE
- a CDS encoding GNAT family N-acetyltransferase gives rise to the protein MDIHGKKVVLKAIELADLDQLNKWANDPEIQMMLGGWHFPTSMEDQRKWFNCLSASSLHQRFAIHTVEHGLIGTANMVDVDWKNRNAFHGMMLGDKDIRGLGYGSDTVMAVMRYAFEELGLERLDGSMIEYNSASLKLYVGKCGWKEEGRQRNWYYRQNRYWDRIMVGVTRKDYGELVERTGYWSGQ
- a CDS encoding phosphotransferase, whose protein sequence is MTIEGSDGMAASDTPGSNALSVLQRSIRPEMLAQDAMRISLLLREVKNDRAVLRFMEEVCERHPSSVYMHLLLAQLHAWRGDQGSARRTFDGLMSIATDLNLSRIERSIRDHMGDPSAEVHTTYSMLPGNGVQNLGFYEHVGRSGPSTYSFVTKISTSGFFGNEPRFYTRFIERWPQLRPLAPRMVCFARSERIDVCMLTMEKVDGREPEIANMEVQAVDALVRGYVALLSVDPVEVEQYLLPRPFAIGFNHGYLVQALHGIQEPGSAEMVMLWLETAIRSRGYSIEVQRKILDLVKLMRDGQFNERIRPDLHFTFLHGDLHRYNILQWHSGYLFIDWAHCTTGPAYADLAVLFRRFGFLGTVGILERNGLWSRMDDVGKALFAYSLILVSVMIDIDPIKKEDPEHLFLPAARFMEGVITA
- a CDS encoding class I SAM-dependent methyltransferase, whose amino-acid sequence is MKALYIETTKHSHYQRMPRFLEGLIAPEDLRKAHDRFDEQRLDYFASKLDFAGKRVLDIGANTGYFTFEAFERGAREVICYEGNAEHAEFIRCAAGIFDRKVVVQEKYLDFGAPVPEAPFDIVLLLNVLHHVGDDFGDKSITINQARKKIIENMNAFASQTDHIIVQIGFSWQTDYTKPLFPRGSKGEVIEFFRAGIKGYWEEVAIGIAEVSDGVTRYVDLNDGNVQRDDSIGEFRNRPIFILKSVIRS
- a CDS encoding glycosyltransferase; amino-acid sequence: MSGPPAPKVSILCTAYNHGAYIRAALEGFVSQETDFPFEVIVHDDASTDDTADIIREYEQRYPQIVRPIYQTENQYSKERGRVTRLVHEAAQGTYWAMCEGDDYWLDPHKLKDQVAMLEADASLSACFSDAWSETDGVRTSFQPDVGGIVGPRTSIGLDDLLMENFIPTATLVMRRDRVIPLPPELWNAPAGDWIISVHLARQGRIAFLDRKTAVRRRHAGGVISMKHEVDKGLFTVACLKAIREMVPPAEQAIIDERVNGLNRTAIELAYQKGGRDAALKVWGTFKGRGFDVRQRWRWWMLLHSPGLMRLVGRLRGRR
- a CDS encoding sulfotransferase; this translates as MGQRRTTEHARNAGLEQLLAELNAVLGGAESGMHELPAEPAHPIILVVAAPRSGTTLFMQWLAGTGQVCYPSNLLSRFYAAPYLGARIQQLIADPRFNFKDELADASSYTIPFTSLLGKTKGLLQPNEFWYFWRRFIPNMEPEWITPEQEALIDTVGFRRGIAHIQCAFDKPFAAKGLILQYNLTALHRMLGKVLFVHIAREPWRAAHSLLRARMTYYGDEGAWYSAKPPEYEVLKECEPAEQVAGQVICTQAAIERQFAELPDACHLTVGFDAFRNDPAALYRRIGERIVGLGGSWDPLYTGPHEFELREVPLEPSLEERLRRACARFQGIVPQLS